One part of the Phycisphaeraceae bacterium genome encodes these proteins:
- a CDS encoding ABC transporter substrate-binding protein produces MSDSRPTLALAHSPDPDDVFMWWPITGKVDVRNPGAPLQAPVLDTGRFRFKAIPADIDVLNRRAVEHGDLDITAVSMSTYPYIRGRYALTACGSSMGYGYGPKLVARAGSGLTASNVADRLRAPGRSARLAIPGAKTTAYLVFSLMVGGQVESVEMPFDRIMDAVSSGSGPRGEAIDAGLLIHQAQLTFATLGLEQIADVGAWWRDHTGLPLPLGGNAVRRDLDDRFGPGTCDDVAGILLDSIRHALANRDESIRYAMSFAPEIDYDQANRYIDMYVNDLTVDAGIVGRNAVRTLLSAGFAAGLCPDPGDISLIGPSADA; encoded by the coding sequence ATGAGTGACTCTCGACCGACGCTGGCGCTCGCACACTCGCCCGATCCAGACGATGTGTTCATGTGGTGGCCCATCACTGGCAAGGTAGATGTCCGGAACCCGGGGGCTCCCCTCCAGGCGCCAGTTCTGGATACGGGCCGATTCCGGTTCAAGGCCATCCCGGCCGACATCGACGTCCTCAACCGACGCGCGGTCGAGCACGGTGATCTGGACATCACCGCCGTGTCCATGAGTACCTACCCGTACATCCGCGGCCGCTACGCGCTGACGGCCTGCGGCTCATCAATGGGGTACGGGTACGGACCCAAACTGGTAGCGAGGGCGGGGAGCGGTCTGACCGCATCGAACGTTGCCGACCGGCTGCGAGCCCCGGGTCGGTCCGCTCGACTTGCCATTCCCGGCGCCAAGACCACGGCGTATCTGGTCTTCTCGCTGATGGTCGGCGGCCAAGTGGAGTCCGTCGAGATGCCCTTCGATCGAATCATGGACGCGGTCTCGTCCGGCTCCGGGCCCCGCGGCGAGGCCATCGATGCCGGGCTCCTGATCCACCAGGCGCAGCTCACCTTCGCGACCCTCGGCCTGGAACAGATCGCCGATGTGGGAGCCTGGTGGCGCGACCACACCGGCTTGCCCCTGCCGCTCGGCGGCAACGCGGTCCGGCGCGACCTGGATGACCGTTTCGGGCCCGGCACCTGCGACGACGTTGCCGGGATCCTCTTGGATTCGATCCGCCACGCCCTCGCAAATCGGGATGAGTCGATCCGCTATGCGATGTCATTCGCCCCCGAGATCGACTACGACCAGGCCAACCGCTACATCGACATGTACGTCAACGACCTGACCGTCGACGCCGGTATCGTGGGCCGCAACGCCGTCCGGACACTGCTCTCAGCTGGGTTCGCGGCGGGTTTGTGCCCGGACCCAGGCGACATCAGCCTTATCGGTCCCTCGGCTGACGCATGA
- a CDS encoding prepilin-type N-terminal cleavage/methylation domain-containing protein, which produces MHIEHGRRGFTLIELLVVIAIIALLVGLLLPALGSARAEARALKCSANLRSVTQGVNVYAADYRDFLPPSYVYGAATEGGDWRIEDQLTSNPVPANGYVHWTYSLFSSDGFGVPEQAFTCEAVLNKGAPKTNPGPRAEDWEAGQSNDAGSTAPSDYPNDRQARRLAYGGNHSIFPRNKFVPSTGRSNTLVKMSAIDSTGRGAAGTILAAEFATNVGTWSSLVDVNDGGSNLYKSHRPITPFVGQSAPADNPYAEPQSLGGNNFPRFQYQTVASLHQGPRLTDGSMFGAITQGLNAVGRQHPGGKDKAFGGSSNFGFVDGHVTRDTVAESIRQRWWGEKFHSITGRGTGVVP; this is translated from the coding sequence ATGCACATCGAGCACGGACGTCGCGGCTTCACCCTCATTGAACTCCTCGTCGTCATCGCGATTATTGCGCTGCTGGTCGGGCTCCTGCTCCCCGCACTGGGGAGCGCCAGGGCTGAAGCCAGGGCGCTCAAGTGCTCGGCCAACCTCAGGTCCGTCACCCAGGGTGTGAACGTGTACGCGGCCGACTACCGCGATTTCCTGCCCCCGTCGTACGTCTACGGGGCGGCGACCGAGGGGGGGGACTGGAGGATCGAGGACCAACTCACCAGCAATCCGGTTCCAGCGAACGGGTATGTCCACTGGACCTACAGCCTGTTCAGCAGCGACGGGTTCGGCGTGCCGGAGCAGGCGTTTACCTGCGAGGCCGTGCTCAACAAGGGAGCCCCGAAGACCAATCCGGGCCCGCGTGCGGAGGACTGGGAGGCCGGCCAATCCAATGACGCCGGTTCGACAGCGCCGAGCGACTACCCCAACGACCGGCAGGCTCGCCGTCTTGCCTACGGCGGCAACCACTCCATCTTCCCGCGGAACAAGTTTGTCCCCTCGACCGGCCGCAGCAACACGCTCGTGAAGATGTCGGCGATCGATTCCACCGGCCGCGGGGCCGCGGGAACGATCCTCGCGGCGGAGTTTGCCACCAACGTGGGTACGTGGTCCTCGCTGGTCGATGTCAACGACGGCGGCTCGAACCTGTACAAGAGCCACCGCCCGATCACGCCGTTCGTCGGTCAATCAGCGCCGGCGGACAACCCCTACGCCGAGCCCCAGTCTCTGGGCGGGAACAACTTCCCGCGGTTCCAGTACCAGACTGTTGCATCGCTGCACCAGGGCCCCCGCCTGACGGACGGCTCGATGTTCGGCGCGATTACGCAGGGACTCAACGCCGTCGGCCGCCAGCATCCCGGCGGCAAGGACAAGGCATTCGGCGGTTCGAGCAACTTCGGCTTTGTCGACGGTCACGTGACCCGCGACACGGTCGCGGAGTCGATCCGCCAGCGATGGTGGGGTGAGAAGTTCCACAGCATTACCGGCCGGGGCACCGGGGTCGTCCCCTAG
- the purF gene encoding amidophosphoribosyltransferase has translation MANDVHLSVLRAPRDARPPTRAPGADGSAPEKKEKCGVLGIWGSDRPVGSVYLGLYAQQHRGQESAGIAVTDGRRISGVMGMGLVPEVFSRAVLAGLEQEGGERGGRGAIGHNRYSTAGGSLECNAQPLIESYIAGQVAVAHNGNLINAELLRLRFEEAGHLFHTTSDTEVVVHLLASPQQQQAVDPLAATLRHLQGAFSMVLLFPDRIEAARDPWGWRPLVLGQMPDGGHVVASETIALDVIGARVIREVEPGEIVTLSDAGVASRRFSDVAPRPAYCVFEHVYFANPASTVFGQNVQITRERMGQRLADEAPVDADYIVPMPDSGRSAAMGYSQQSGIPVREAIVPNRYVGRTFIKPTQEQRHAAVRLKLNVIREIVEGKKLVVVDDSIVRGTTTRAKIEQIRQAGASEIHLRISCPPIRHPCYFGVDFATRDQLIAHNRSVEEIAEYLRVDSLHYLSLEGMLACVDRPAEHYCTACYSGDYRLDPEHPVSGELVTSQMRIFVE, from the coding sequence ATGGCCAACGACGTGCATCTGAGCGTTCTGCGCGCGCCTCGTGACGCGCGGCCACCGACACGCGCCCCCGGCGCGGACGGCTCTGCCCCGGAGAAGAAGGAAAAGTGCGGCGTGCTGGGGATCTGGGGCTCCGATCGGCCCGTCGGGTCCGTGTACCTCGGGCTTTATGCCCAGCAGCACCGGGGGCAGGAGTCCGCCGGGATCGCGGTGACCGACGGCCGCCGGATCTCCGGCGTGATGGGGATGGGGCTTGTCCCCGAGGTATTTTCGCGAGCCGTGCTCGCGGGTCTGGAGCAGGAAGGGGGCGAGCGGGGCGGACGCGGCGCGATCGGCCACAACCGCTACTCGACCGCGGGCGGCTCGCTGGAGTGCAACGCCCAGCCGCTGATCGAGTCGTACATCGCCGGCCAGGTTGCCGTCGCGCACAACGGCAACCTGATCAACGCCGAGTTGCTCCGGCTGAGGTTCGAGGAGGCGGGGCACCTGTTCCACACGACCTCGGACACCGAGGTGGTCGTGCACCTGCTCGCGTCGCCCCAGCAGCAGCAGGCCGTCGACCCGCTGGCCGCGACACTCCGGCACCTGCAGGGCGCGTTCTCCATGGTGCTGCTGTTCCCCGACCGGATCGAGGCCGCCCGGGACCCGTGGGGCTGGCGCCCGCTGGTGCTCGGACAGATGCCCGACGGCGGGCACGTGGTCGCGAGTGAGACGATCGCGCTCGACGTGATTGGCGCAAGGGTGATCCGAGAAGTCGAGCCGGGAGAGATCGTGACGCTGAGCGACGCTGGGGTTGCCTCCCGCCGTTTCTCCGACGTCGCCCCGCGTCCCGCGTACTGCGTCTTCGAGCACGTGTATTTCGCGAACCCCGCGAGCACGGTCTTTGGGCAGAACGTCCAGATCACCCGTGAGCGCATGGGGCAGCGGCTCGCCGACGAGGCCCCGGTCGACGCCGACTACATCGTGCCGATGCCCGATTCTGGCCGTTCCGCGGCGATGGGCTACTCGCAACAGTCGGGGATCCCGGTGCGGGAAGCGATCGTCCCGAACCGCTACGTCGGCCGCACGTTCATTAAGCCGACACAGGAGCAACGCCACGCCGCGGTCCGGCTAAAACTCAACGTGATCCGCGAGATCGTCGAGGGCAAGAAGCTCGTCGTCGTCGATGATTCGATCGTCCGGGGCACGACGACCCGCGCCAAGATCGAGCAGATCCGGCAGGCGGGAGCGAGCGAGATCCACCTGAGGATTTCGTGTCCGCCGATCCGCCACCCCTGCTACTTCGGCGTCGACTTCGCGACGCGCGATCAACTGATCGCGCACAACCGCAGCGTGGAGGAGATCGCCGAGTACCTCAGGGTGGACTCGCTGCACTACCTCTCGCTCGAAGGCATGCTCGCGTGCGTTGACAGGCCGGCGGAGCACTACTGCACGGCGTGCTACAGCGGCGACTACCGGCTGGACCCCGAGCACCCGGTGTCAGGCGAACTGGTCACCAGCCAGATGCGGATCTTCGTCGAGTAG
- a CDS encoding CPBP family intramembrane metalloprotease, whose product MTEPERLSPAEPNAAQRRTPVWLWLVAVLALGVVALLQTPAAEPPPTPEHLKALATGADVPSPEGSPFVLFGKIAVFLHRLGSSGSANAEFATLLDQVTTPTRGFLLGPPPVPSDQPEGVAAERLRAAIVIGEAMGGAEAVKRLETLKPDLASDSALNEDVESLISMYSSGTPLSPDQSKVLVERHGWFGRLAEAYGAAPGNAFIDQAAHEATVFLVVAMVVLGAFLLGFLVGLAVLLITIILAGSGQLRMAMVPPRIGGRVWVETFIVFAGGFAALHVLGSIAMHAAGPDAAWPVWLRLGGQVSLALLLLWPLARGVSWSQFSGEIGWHRGRGVFREVGAGILAYAAALPIYFGMAVIVALAMMLRSIFSDGPAPQPPANKVVEMLGQGGPWMIVCILGLAVIWAPIVEEGIFRGCLYRNMRAKMPAAGAALLTAAMFAAMHSYVFAGLLMVGTLGFVFGMMREWRSSLIASMTAHFLHNSLVMALMLAALYAMRG is encoded by the coding sequence ATGACTGAACCCGAACGACTCTCCCCTGCCGAGCCCAACGCCGCCCAGCGTCGGACACCGGTGTGGCTCTGGCTGGTCGCTGTGCTCGCTCTGGGGGTCGTCGCATTGCTGCAGACGCCGGCGGCGGAGCCTCCCCCGACTCCCGAGCACCTGAAGGCCCTCGCGACGGGAGCGGACGTTCCGTCGCCCGAGGGCAGTCCGTTCGTGCTCTTTGGCAAGATTGCCGTCTTCCTCCACCGGCTCGGATCGAGCGGGTCCGCCAACGCCGAGTTTGCAACGCTCCTCGATCAGGTCACGACGCCCACCCGTGGCTTCCTGTTAGGGCCCCCGCCTGTCCCGTCGGATCAGCCTGAGGGGGTTGCGGCCGAACGGCTGAGGGCTGCGATTGTGATCGGCGAGGCGATGGGGGGGGCCGAGGCTGTCAAGCGCCTCGAAACGCTCAAGCCCGATCTGGCCAGCGATTCGGCTCTCAACGAGGATGTCGAATCCCTCATTTCGATGTACTCCTCCGGGACGCCGCTGAGCCCCGACCAATCGAAAGTCCTGGTCGAGCGTCATGGCTGGTTCGGGCGGCTTGCGGAGGCATACGGAGCCGCCCCCGGCAACGCGTTCATCGACCAGGCGGCGCACGAGGCGACGGTCTTCCTCGTTGTGGCGATGGTGGTCCTCGGCGCGTTCCTGCTGGGGTTCCTCGTCGGGCTGGCTGTTCTGCTGATCACGATCATTCTGGCGGGTTCCGGGCAGCTGCGCATGGCGATGGTCCCGCCGCGGATCGGCGGGCGCGTGTGGGTGGAGACGTTCATCGTGTTCGCCGGCGGATTTGCCGCGCTCCACGTGCTCGGGTCCATTGCAATGCACGCGGCGGGCCCCGACGCGGCGTGGCCGGTGTGGCTGCGCCTGGGCGGGCAAGTGTCTCTGGCGCTGCTCCTGCTCTGGCCGCTGGCAAGGGGCGTGTCGTGGTCGCAGTTCTCGGGTGAGATCGGTTGGCACCGCGGCCGCGGTGTCTTCCGGGAAGTCGGCGCCGGCATCCTCGCGTACGCGGCGGCACTGCCGATCTACTTCGGCATGGCCGTCATCGTGGCGTTGGCCATGATGCTGCGGAGTATCTTCAGCGACGGGCCCGCGCCCCAGCCCCCGGCGAACAAGGTCGTTGAAATGCTCGGGCAGGGCGGGCCGTGGATGATCGTCTGCATCCTCGGGCTGGCCGTGATCTGGGCCCCGATCGTCGAGGAAGGGATTTTCCGCGGGTGCCTGTACCGCAACATGCGGGCCAAGATGCCCGCGGCGGGTGCGGCGCTACTCACCGCGGCGATGTTCGCGGCGATGCACTCGTACGTATTCGCCGGGCTGCTGATGGTGGGGACGCTGGGGTTTGTCTTCGGGATGATGCGGGAATGGCGGTCTTCGCTCATCGCGTCAATGACCGCCCACTTCCTGCACAACTCGCTGGTCATGGCGCTGATGCTCGCCGCGCTGTACGCGATGCGCGGGTAG
- the rplM gene encoding 50S ribosomal protein L13 — protein sequence MPAVTSRRQTYFAKPGEIRNNWRIVDATGVSLGRLAVEVANVLMGKHRPEYTPHADCGDYVVVTNGKQVGLTGKKADQRLKLRYSGYPGGLKAETYGQVRERKPEKLISDAVRRMLPKSRLGRVMIARLKVVPGAEHPFAQHQPTELKV from the coding sequence ATGCCTGCCGTGACCTCCCGACGCCAGACGTACTTCGCCAAGCCCGGCGAGATCCGCAACAACTGGCGGATTGTCGATGCGACGGGCGTCTCACTCGGACGCTTGGCGGTCGAAGTCGCCAATGTCCTGATGGGCAAGCACCGGCCCGAGTACACCCCCCACGCCGATTGCGGCGACTACGTGGTGGTGACCAACGGCAAGCAGGTCGGCCTCACCGGCAAGAAGGCCGACCAGCGGCTCAAGCTCCGCTACTCCGGCTATCCCGGCGGATTGAAGGCCGAAACGTACGGGCAGGTCCGCGAGCGCAAGCCCGAGAAGCTGATCTCCGATGCCGTCCGTCGCATGCTCCCCAAGAGCCGCCTCGGGAGGGTCATGATCGCCCGGCTCAAGGTCGTTCCGGGAGCAGAGCACCCCTTCGCCCAGCACCAGCCGACCGAACTCAAGGTCTAA
- the rpsI gene encoding 30S ribosomal protein S9, translated as MSQLNVPDFSIDDPITNDPEAPAKPRKIERVVREPAAAKHGWWWGTGRRKTSVARVRLRPAQSGEGKILLMSQGDTTKTVEQFFAEERDRSDCIAPLKVTNTLGKMDVIIRCTGGGFMGQAGAAKLGLARALRGYDPNLEGALRDHGMLTRDARDVERKKYGQAGARRRFQFSKR; from the coding sequence ATGTCGCAACTCAACGTCCCCGATTTCTCCATCGACGATCCGATCACGAACGACCCCGAGGCTCCGGCGAAGCCGCGGAAGATTGAGCGGGTTGTCCGCGAGCCCGCCGCCGCCAAGCACGGCTGGTGGTGGGGCACCGGGCGTCGCAAGACCTCCGTCGCCCGGGTCCGCCTGCGGCCAGCCCAGTCCGGCGAGGGCAAGATCCTGCTGATGTCCCAGGGTGACACGACCAAGACAGTCGAGCAGTTCTTCGCCGAGGAGCGGGACCGCAGCGACTGCATCGCCCCGCTCAAGGTGACGAACACCCTGGGCAAAATGGACGTCATCATCCGCTGCACGGGTGGTGGCTTCATGGGCCAGGCCGGCGCAGCCAAGCTCGGGTTGGCCCGGGCACTGCGGGGTTATGACCCGAACCTGGAAGGCGCCCTGCGTGACCATGGCATGCTCACCCGCGATGCACGCGACGTCGAGCGGAAAAAGTACGGTCAGGCCGGTGCCCGCCGGCGGTTCCAGTTCTCCAAGCGATAG
- the prmC gene encoding peptide chain release factor N(5)-glutamine methyltransferase, giving the protein MGSSQAIQGPWTTRRLIQWIGDAFARADLDSPRLSAELLLSHVIGCDRIRLYTDPDRPASPLERDSLRELVSRALKHEPIQYLTGEAWFHSLPFHVDKRVLVPRPATETIIEQLLAHARSQPGFGGRMNSGEGLTIADICTGSGCVAVALLKTLPHARAVAVDISADALEVARQNASRHGVSDRLDLLRGDLLAPLDGHPMGLHLHYITANPPYISDAEWDDVPPNVKLHEPTIALRGGADGLELVRRLINDAPSRLRPGGMLLIELGSAGADHALRAANESPSLRDARICPDFEGLPRVLVARRTE; this is encoded by the coding sequence ATGGGATCATCCCAGGCCATCCAGGGCCCATGGACGACTCGCCGGCTCATCCAGTGGATCGGCGATGCGTTTGCACGCGCCGATCTCGATTCTCCGCGGCTGAGCGCCGAGCTATTGCTCTCCCACGTGATCGGGTGCGACCGGATCCGCCTCTACACCGACCCCGATCGGCCGGCCTCCCCGCTGGAGCGAGACTCGCTCCGCGAACTGGTCTCCCGGGCGCTCAAGCACGAGCCCATCCAGTACCTGACCGGCGAAGCGTGGTTCCACTCACTGCCGTTCCACGTTGACAAGCGGGTGCTCGTCCCCCGACCGGCGACGGAGACGATCATTGAGCAACTCCTGGCGCATGCCCGATCACAGCCGGGGTTCGGCGGGCGGATGAACTCCGGAGAGGGCCTCACCATCGCCGACATCTGCACGGGCTCCGGGTGTGTCGCCGTGGCGCTGCTGAAGACCCTGCCTCACGCCCGCGCGGTCGCCGTTGACATCTCCGCCGATGCGCTGGAAGTCGCCCGGCAGAATGCCTCTCGCCACGGTGTCTCCGACCGCCTTGACCTGCTTCGCGGCGATCTGCTCGCCCCGCTCGATGGGCACCCGATGGGCCTGCACCTGCACTACATCACCGCCAACCCACCCTACATCTCCGATGCGGAATGGGACGATGTCCCCCCGAACGTCAAGCTCCACGAGCCGACGATTGCTCTGCGTGGCGGGGCCGACGGGCTCGAGCTTGTCCGCCGGTTGATCAATGACGCGCCATCGCGGCTGCGCCCCGGCGGGATGCTGCTCATCGAGTTGGGGAGCGCGGGAGCGGACCATGCCCTCCGGGCTGCGAACGAGTCGCCGTCGCTCCGAGATGCCCGGATCTGCCCGGACTTTGAGGGACTCCCTCGCGTCCTGGTCGCGCGGCGAACCGAGTAA
- a CDS encoding response regulator: protein MSTTRPRMLIVGGTPQDAAAMAALLAERYEVVHTPQDSDLARSGGAGFDAVLQSPEKAVPPIIVHQASALLEAIGEGLCLADAQGLLVWANERFRGYDEQTRARIEAVCRRAAIVFVEKRAAGGSEGWPESTKFEVASPDGSRFFEVVVSPVERHPMPSGMPEFAPGARRAVAVGVVIDATASRRARQKVEAIDRAGRELVRLDGEAIRKLHVSERLKLLEEKIIRYAHELMHFDHFTVRVLDDRSGRLELVIASGLPPEALGLELFAAREGSGISGFVAATARSYLCPDVERDPRYLTGLSGARSSLTVPLLMHDKVIGIFNVESEKPNAFTEEDRQFAEMFANHVALALHILDLLVIERAATGQAITGTVQGELVEPLDDITREADVLRQAAGRDPELRRHIERILSDVDAIRRRVQEAASGPQRILGAEKALVDLAIDPQLIGRRVLVADDEARIRQTLRELLEGRGCRVVVCENGKQAIDRLDDMAAEIAERGASARFDLVISDIKMPDHNGYEVFAAARRADADVPVILMTGFGYDPHHSIVRASQEGLQCVLFKPFQAERLIEEVRKAVAPKAAAGN from the coding sequence ATGTCCACGACTCGACCTCGCATGCTGATTGTCGGCGGAACGCCTCAAGACGCGGCCGCGATGGCTGCGCTCCTTGCAGAACGATACGAGGTGGTCCATACCCCCCAGGATTCCGACCTCGCCCGGTCGGGCGGCGCCGGGTTCGATGCGGTTTTGCAATCCCCTGAAAAGGCGGTTCCGCCGATCATTGTCCACCAGGCCAGTGCGCTCCTTGAAGCAATCGGCGAGGGCCTTTGCCTTGCCGATGCGCAGGGGCTGCTGGTCTGGGCGAACGAGCGATTCCGGGGCTACGACGAGCAGACCCGCGCCCGGATCGAGGCCGTCTGTCGCCGGGCCGCCATCGTGTTCGTCGAGAAGAGGGCGGCTGGCGGCTCCGAAGGATGGCCGGAGAGCACGAAGTTCGAGGTGGCTTCCCCCGACGGATCTCGGTTCTTCGAGGTCGTCGTCTCCCCGGTTGAGCGGCACCCCATGCCCTCCGGGATGCCCGAGTTCGCGCCGGGCGCCAGGCGGGCGGTCGCGGTGGGGGTGGTGATCGATGCCACGGCCTCTCGCCGGGCCCGCCAGAAGGTCGAGGCCATCGACCGGGCCGGGCGGGAGTTGGTCCGCCTGGACGGCGAGGCCATCCGAAAACTGCACGTGAGCGAGCGGCTGAAGCTCCTCGAAGAGAAGATCATCCGCTATGCCCACGAGCTGATGCACTTCGATCACTTTACGGTGCGGGTGCTGGACGATCGGTCCGGACGGCTGGAACTGGTCATTGCCTCCGGGCTCCCGCCCGAAGCGCTGGGGCTGGAACTCTTCGCCGCGAGGGAGGGCAGCGGCATCTCGGGGTTCGTGGCCGCGACGGCACGCTCGTACCTGTGCCCGGACGTCGAGCGGGATCCTCGCTACCTCACCGGGCTGTCGGGGGCCCGGTCGTCCCTGACGGTTCCGCTCCTGATGCACGACAAGGTCATCGGGATCTTCAACGTCGAATCGGAGAAGCCCAACGCGTTCACCGAGGAGGACCGCCAGTTCGCCGAGATGTTCGCGAACCACGTGGCCCTTGCCCTGCACATCCTCGACCTGCTGGTAATCGAGCGAGCCGCCACCGGTCAGGCCATCACCGGCACGGTGCAGGGGGAACTGGTCGAGCCGCTGGACGACATCACCCGGGAGGCCGATGTGTTGCGCCAGGCCGCCGGGCGAGACCCCGAGCTGCGGCGGCACATCGAGCGGATCCTGTCGGACGTCGACGCGATCCGCCGCCGTGTGCAGGAGGCCGCCTCGGGTCCCCAGCGGATCCTGGGCGCCGAGAAGGCTCTCGTGGACCTTGCGATCGACCCGCAACTCATCGGGCGTCGGGTGCTCGTGGCCGACGACGAGGCACGCATCCGCCAGACCCTGAGGGAACTGCTCGAGGGCCGCGGCTGCCGCGTCGTGGTGTGCGAGAACGGCAAGCAGGCGATCGATCGGCTCGACGACATGGCGGCCGAGATTGCCGAGCGGGGCGCCTCGGCTCGATTTGACCTGGTGATCAGCGACATCAAGATGCCGGATCACAACGGCTACGAGGTTTTCGCCGCGGCTCGGCGGGCCGATGCCGACGTTCCGGTGATCCTGATGACGGGATTCGGATACGACCCACACCACTCGATCGTGCGGGCCTCCCAGGAGGGCCTGCAGTGCGTGCTCTTCAAGCCATTCCAAGCCGAGCGGCTCATCGAGGAGGTCCGCAAGGCGGTCGCCCCAAAGGCGGCGGCGGGGAACTAG
- a CDS encoding ABC transporter ATP-binding protein: protein MIEALRVSKWYGHVPALRDVSFNVPQGQIVGLLGPNGAGKTTTIRIATGFLPPSAGSVSVCGHDTVDDSLAARRCIGYLPDSAPLYSEMSVQGYLDYRGRLYGLQRRARRDAAARVVDRCRLGEVRARRIGQLSKGFRQRVGLASALLHDPPVLILDEPMTGLDPSQIREARSLVRELAENRTVLISSHILPEVEQTCHRVIIIANGMVRADGAPSELVSGLSGSAPYVAEVLLGPTGDTATVVSVLSAVAGVASVRAEPMAPDNGQTQWWARLTLTPSPGTPDLREAIARAAASRSLTLRELRRDRATLEHLFMRVIEDGSAGLPAAPVREQVTP, encoded by the coding sequence GTGATCGAGGCGCTCAGGGTCAGCAAGTGGTACGGGCACGTCCCAGCGCTTCGGGACGTCTCCTTCAACGTGCCCCAGGGCCAGATCGTCGGTCTTCTCGGACCCAACGGGGCCGGGAAGACGACGACCATCCGCATTGCGACGGGCTTCTTGCCGCCCTCGGCGGGCTCGGTGTCGGTGTGCGGGCACGACACCGTTGACGATTCGCTCGCCGCACGCAGGTGCATTGGATACCTGCCCGACTCCGCACCCTTGTATTCGGAAATGAGCGTCCAGGGTTACCTGGACTACCGGGGGCGGCTCTACGGACTGCAGCGCCGGGCCAGACGGGATGCCGCCGCGAGAGTTGTTGATCGATGCCGGCTTGGAGAGGTGCGGGCACGACGCATCGGTCAACTCTCCAAGGGCTTCCGCCAGCGCGTCGGGCTCGCTTCGGCGCTCCTGCACGATCCACCGGTGCTGATTCTCGACGAGCCGATGACCGGCCTCGATCCCTCACAGATCCGCGAAGCGAGATCGCTGGTACGTGAGCTGGCGGAGAACCGGACGGTGCTCATCAGCTCTCACATCCTCCCAGAGGTGGAGCAGACGTGCCACCGTGTGATCATCATCGCCAATGGCATGGTCCGGGCTGACGGCGCTCCATCCGAACTGGTGTCGGGTTTGAGCGGCTCGGCGCCCTATGTGGCCGAGGTGCTGCTGGGGCCCACGGGTGATACCGCCACAGTGGTGAGTGTCCTGAGCGCCGTCGCGGGCGTGGCTTCGGTCCGGGCCGAACCCATGGCGCCCGACAATGGCCAGACACAGTGGTGGGCCAGGCTCACGCTGACCCCCTCGCCGGGTACGCCCGACCTTCGGGAAGCGATCGCCCGGGCCGCGGCTTCGCGATCGCTGACCCTGCGGGAACTCCGGCGGGATCGGGCAACGCTGGAGCACCTGTTCATGCGTGTGATCGAGGACGGCTCGGCAGGCCTCCCCGCCGCGCCGGTGAGGGAACAGGTGACACCATGA
- a CDS encoding ABC transporter permease subunit yields MTSAWAIAAREYSSMFRIPLGWIVTALFLALSGVLFSRVIQPGEVASMRPFFTIWWSLLVVVAPAISMRLLSDELRSGTIEPLLTAPISEASVVAGKYAASVLFLCTMLAPSLLYVLVIASLSSPDLGPIASGYIGIVLLGMVYLAVGLLASAMTSSQTLAFLGTLFVLLLADVAARVGSGFAPDWAVPALYALSPTLRIDDFAKGVIDTGNVAYFIVVSLWFLAVTTIVLQSRRWR; encoded by the coding sequence ATGACCAGCGCCTGGGCCATCGCGGCGCGCGAATACTCGTCGATGTTCCGGATCCCGCTGGGCTGGATCGTGACCGCCCTGTTCCTGGCGCTCTCGGGCGTCCTGTTCTCTCGCGTCATCCAGCCGGGCGAGGTGGCATCGATGCGGCCGTTCTTCACCATCTGGTGGAGCCTGCTCGTCGTCGTCGCCCCGGCGATCTCCATGCGGCTGCTCAGCGATGAGCTTAGGAGCGGAACGATCGAGCCCCTGCTGACGGCGCCGATCTCGGAGGCCTCCGTCGTCGCGGGCAAGTACGCTGCGTCGGTGCTGTTCCTCTGCACGATGCTCGCTCCCAGCCTGCTCTACGTGCTGGTGATTGCATCGCTCTCGAGCCCGGACCTGGGACCGATCGCTTCGGGGTACATCGGGATCGTGCTGCTGGGCATGGTGTATCTCGCCGTCGGGCTGCTGGCCTCGGCGATGACGTCGAGCCAGACCCTGGCCTTCCTCGGAACGCTCTTTGTGCTGCTGCTCGCCGACGTGGCGGCACGGGTCGGCTCTGGCTTCGCGCCGGACTGGGCGGTCCCGGCGCTCTACGCCCTGTCGCCGACACTGCGAATCGACGACTTTGCCAAGGGCGTCATCGATACCGGCAACGTGGCGTACTTCATCGTGGTCTCGCTGTGGTTCCTTGCCGTGACCACAATCGTCCTGCAATCACGGAGGTGGCGATGA